One Myripristis murdjan chromosome 17, fMyrMur1.1, whole genome shotgun sequence DNA segment encodes these proteins:
- the LOC115374677 gene encoding elongation factor 2-like — protein MVNFSVDQIRAIMDKKSNIRNMSVIAHVDHGKSTLTDSLVSKAGIIASSRAGETRFTDTRKDEQERCITIKSTAISMYYELGEYDLAFIKQSRDGNGFLINLIDSPGHVDFSSEVTAALRVTDGALVVVDCVSGVCVQTETVLRQAIAERIKPVLMMNKMDRALLELQLEPDELFQTFQRIVENINVIISTYGEDEGGPMGNIMIDPVVGTVGFGSGLHGWAFTLKQFAEMYVAKFTAKGDAQLGPLERCKKVEDMMKKLWGDRYFDPSVGKFSKTATAPDGKKLPRTFSQLVLDPIFKVFDAIMNFKKEETAKLIEKLDVKLDSEDREKEGKPLLKAVMRRWLPAGEALLQMITIHLPSPVTAQRYRCELLYEGPGDDEAAMGIKNCDPKAPLMMYISKMVPTSDKGRFYAFGRVFSGCVSTGLKVRIMGPNFTPGKKDDLYLKPIQRTILMMGRYVEPIEDVPCGNIVGLVGVDQFLVKTGTITTYEQAHNMRVMKFSVSPVVRVAVEAKNPADLPKLVEGLKRLAKSDPMVQCIIEESGEHIIAGAGELHLEICLKDLEEDHACIPLKKSDPVVSYRETVTEESGQMCLSKSPNKHNRIFMKARPFPDGLAEDIEKGEVTARQELKTRARYLADKYEWEVTEARKIWCFGPDGSGPNLLMDVTKGVQYLSEIKDSMVAGFQWATKEGALCEENMRSIRFDIHDVTLHADAIHRGGGQIIPTARRVLYACQLTAQPRLMEPVYLVEIQCPEQVVGGIYGVLNRKRGHVFEESQVMGTPMFVVKAYLPVNESFGFTADLRSNTGGQAFPQCVFDHWQILQGDPNDPASRPFQVIAEIRKRKGLKEGIPSLDNYLDKL, from the exons ATG GTGAACTTCTCAGTGGACCAGATCCGTGCCATCATGGACAAGAAGTCCAACATCAGGAACATGTCTGTGATTGCCCATGTCGACCATGGGAAGTCCACTTTGACTGACTCGCTGGTGTCCAAGGCCGGGATCATTGCCTCCTCCCGGGCTGGAGAGACACGCTTCACTGACACACGCAAAGATGAGCAGGAGCGCTGCATCACCATCAAGTCAAC GGCCATCTCGATGTACTATGAGCTTGGAGAATATGACTTGGCGTTCATCAAGCAGAGTAGGGACGGCAATGGCTTCCTCATCAACCTGATTGATTCTCCAGGTCACGTCGACTTCTCCTCTGAGGTCACCGCTGCCCTCAGGGTCACTGACGGAGCCCTGGTAGTGGTGGACTGCGTCTCAG gtgtgtgtgtgcagacggaGACAGTGCTACGTCAAGCTATTGCTGAGCGCATCAAGCCAGTTCTGATGATGAACAAGATGGACCGGGCCTTGCTTGAGTTGCAGCTCGAGCCGGATGAGCTCTTCCAGACCTTCCAGCGTATTGTGGAAAATATCAATGTTATTATCTCCACCTATGGAGAAGATGAGGGAGGACCCATGGGTAACATCATG attgACCCTGTTGTTGGCACAGTTGGGTTTGGCTCTGGCCTCCACGGCTGGGCTTTCACCTTAAAGCAGTTTGCAGAGATGTATGTGGCCAAGTTTACTGCTAAAGGTGATGCTCAGCTTGGACCACTAGAGAGGTGTAAGAAGGTGGAGGACATGATGAAGAAACTGTGGGGAGACAG ATATTTTGACCCAAGTGTGGGCAAGTTCAGTAAGACTGCCACTGCTCCTGATGGCAAGAAGCTTCCTCGCACCTTCTCCCAGCTCGTTCTGGACCCCATCTTTAAG GTGTTTGATGCCATCATGAACTTCAAGAAGGAGGAGACAGCCAAATTGATTGAGAAGCTGGATGTCAAACTGGACTCAGAGGACAGGGAAAAGGAGGGGAAGCCCCTGCTGAAGGCTGTGATGCGTCGCTGGCTGCCTGCCGGAGAGGCTTTGCTTCAGATGATCACCATCCACCTGCCTTCCCCTGTCACAGCACAGAGGTACCGCTGTGAGCTGCTGTACGAAGGGCCTGGAGACGACGAGGCCGCCATGG GTATAAAGAACTGTGATCCCAAGGCTCCTCTGATGATGTACATTTCCAAGATGGTTCCTACCAGCGACAAGGGTCGTTTCTACGCCTTTGGCCGTGTGTTCTCTGGATGTGTGTCCACGGGCCTGAAGGTGCGCATCATGGGACCAAACTTCACCCCTGGCAAGAAGGATGACCTCTACCTCAAACCCATCCAGAG GACCATTCTGATGATGGGCCGGTATGTGGAGCCTATTGAGGATGTCCCGTGTGGGAACATTGTAGGCCTGGTTGGAGTAGACCAGTTCCTGGTTAAGACAGGGACCATTACCACCTATGAACAA GCCCACAACATGAGGGTGATGAAGTTTAGTGTGAGCCCTGTGGTCAGAGTCGCTGTGGAGGCCAAAAACCCTGCTGACCTTCCCAAACTGGTGGAGGGCCTGAAGCGCCTGGCCAAGTCTGACCCCATGGTGCAGTGTATCATTGAGGAGTCTGGGGAGCACATCATTGCTGGAGCAGGAGAGCTGCACCTGGAGATCTGCCTGAAGGATCTAGAAGAGGACCACGCCTGCATTCCCCTGAAA AAATCGGACCCCGTCGTGTCctacagagagacagtgacTGAGGAATCAGGCCAGATGTGTCTGTCCAAGTCTCCCAATAAGCACAATCGCATATTTATGAAGGCCCGTCCTTTCCCTGATGGCCTTGCTGAGGACATCGAGAAAGGGGAAGTCACCGCCCGCCAGGAGCTCAAAACTCGTGCCCGTTACCTGGCCGACAAATACGAATGGGAGGTGACAGAGGCCAGGAAGATCTGGTGCTTTGGACCAGACGGAAGTGGGCCCAATCTGCTGATGGACGTGACCAAGGGGGTTCAGTACCTCAGTGAAATCAAAGACAGTATGGTAGCTGGTTTCCAGTGGGCGACTAAAGAG GGTGCACTGTGTGAGGAGAACATGCGCTCAATCCGCTTTGACATTCATGATGTGACACTACACGCTGATGCCATTCACCGTGGCGGAGGGCAGATTATTCCCACGGCTCGCAGGGTTCTGTATGCCTGCCAGCTCACAGCTCAGCCAAGACTTATGGAGCCTGTCTACCTTGTGGAgatccag TGCCCAGAGCAGGTGGTTGGTGGGATCTATGGTGTATTAAATAGGAAGCGAGGGCATGTGTTTGAGGAATCCCAGGTGATGGGCACCCCCATGTTTGTGGTGAAAGCTTACCTGCCTGTCAACGAATCctttg ggtTCACAGCTGACCTGCGCAGCAACACAGGAGGCCAGGCCTTTCCTCAGTGCGTGTTTGATCACTGGCAGATTCTCCAGGGAGACCCCAATGACCCTGCCAGCAGGCCCTTCCAAGTTATTGCTGAAATTAGAAAACGCAAAGGTCTGAAGGAGGGCATTCCTTCTCTTGACAACTACTTGGACAAATTGTAA
- the btbd2b gene encoding BTB/POZ domain-containing protein 2, whose product MAAGDNSGRPPCLNFSGPGPLGNGQPSNSVFSMQTSNSGAVGAAGGAQGAARRPNPQLGPGGGESNGVSAGAPPTAQNSLQQPAQGAAAVGAAAGAMATSASNMTTTAASNASPAAVPTTHSSFSATPSAASVLVYREPVYNWQATKSTVKERFAFLFNNEVLSDVHFLVGKGMGVQRIPAHRFVLAVGSAVFDAMFNGGMATTSTEIELPDVEPAAFLALLKFLYSDEVQIGPETVMTTLYTAKKYAVPALEAHCVEFLKKNLRADNAFMLLTQARLFDEPQLASLCLENIDKNTGDALAAEGFTDIDLDTLVAVLERDTLGVREVRLFGAAVRWAEAEAHRQQLQPTPENKRRVLGKALTLIRFPLMTIEEFAAGPAQSSILTDREVVSLFLHFTVNPKPRVEFIDRPRCCLRGKECSITRFGQVESRWGYSGTSDRIRFSVNRRIFVVGFGLYGSIHGPTDYQVNIQIIHTDSNTVLGQNDTGFSCDGSANTFRVMFKEPVEILPNVNYTACATLKGPDSHYGTKGMRKVTHESSSTGTKTCFTFCYAAGNNNGTSVEDGQIPEVIFYT is encoded by the exons ATGGCTGCTGGAGACAACAGCGGCAGGCCTCCGTGCCTTAATTTCTCTGGTCCAGGTCCTTTGGGCAATGGCCAGCCCAGCAACAGCGTCTTTTCAATGCAAACGTCCAACAGCGGAGCCGTCGGGGCGGCGGGCGGGGCGCAGGGAGCGGCCAGGCGTCCCAACCCGCAGCTGGGGCCTGGTGGGGGAGAAAGCAACGGTGTTTCGGCCGGAGCTCCGCCGACTGCGCAGAACTCCCTCCAGCAGCCCGCTCAAGGAGCCGCTGCGGTGGGGGCGGCCGCCGGAGCCATGGCCACCTCAGCGTCCAACATGACAACCACCGCGGCGTCCAACGCATCCCCGGCGGCAGTGCCGACCACACATTCCTCATTTTCGGCGACACCATCCGCTGCGTCGGTGCTGGTGTACCGAGAGCCGGTGTACAACTGGCAGGCGACGAAAAGCACCGTCAAGGAGAGGTTTGCTTTCCTTTTCAACAACGAGGTACTCAGTGACGTTCATTTTTTGGTTGGCAAAGGAATGGGGGTGCAGAGGATACCCGCGCACAG GTTTGTTCTCGCCGTGGGGAGCGCAGTGTTTGATGCCATGTTCAATGGTGGGATGGCGACGACGTCCACGGAAATAGAGCTTCCTGATGTGGAGCCTGCTGCCTTTCTGGCGCTGCTGAA GTTTCTGTACTCTGATGAGGTCCAGATAGGGCCTGAGACAGTAATGACCACACTCTACACAGCGAAAAAGTATGCAGTGCCTGCACTGGAGGCTCACTGTGTGGAGTTTCTCAAGAAGAACCTAAGGGCAGACAATGCTTTCATGCTGCTTACACAG GCACGGTTGTTTGATGAGCCTCAGCTGGCAAGCCTGTGTCTAGAAAACATTGACAAGAATACTGGGGACGCTCTTGCTGCTGAAGGCTTTACTGACATAGATTTGG ACACATTGGTGGCAGTGCTGGAGAGGGATACTCTAGGGGTGAGGGAGGTGCGTTTGTTTGGGGCTGCAGTGCGCTGGGCGGAGGCAGAGGCCcacaggcagcagctgcagccaactCCGGAGAACAAACGCAGAGTCCTGGGAAAGGCCCTCACACTCATCCGCTTCCCTCTCATGACCATTGAGGAGTTTGCTGCAG GTCCAGCCCAGTCCAGTATTCTGACTGACAGGGAGGTGGTGAGTCTGTTCCTCCACTTCACCGTCAATCCAAAGCCACGTGTGGAGTTCATTGACCGGCCTCGCTGCTGCCTCCGTGGGAAGGAGTGCAGCATCACACGGTTTGGACAGGTGGAGAGCCGCTGGGGCTACAGCGGGACAAGTGACCGCATACG gttCTCAGTAAACAGAAGGATATTTGTGGTCGGGTTCGGTCTCTACGGGTCTATACATGGACCCACAGACTACCAAGTCAATATACAG ATAATTCACACTGACAGTAACACGGTGCTGGGCCAGAACGATACCGGCTTCAGCTGTGATGGGTCTGCCAACACCTTCAGAGTCATGTTCAAAGAACCAGTGGAAATACTACCCAACGTCAACTACACTGCCTGTGCTACACTTAAG GGTCCAGACTCTCACTATGGTACTAAGGGAATGCGAAAGGTAACGCATGAGTCATCATCCACCGGCACAAAAACCTGTTTCACCTTCTGCTATGCAGCAGGCAACAACAACGGCACTTCAGTAGAGGACGGACAAATCCCCGAGGTCATCTTCTACACGTAG